The stretch of DNA TGAAACAACAATATAACCAAAAAAATCATAATTTTTTAAAAAATGTGTGATCACTATAAAATTTTTACTTATAAATTTCACAAAAAATCATCAGTCTAAAATCTACAAACTTATAGTTAAGTTTTACTAGGTAAGCAATTTTCTAACGCGAAAAATTTTATATAAAGATATTTAAAAAATAATGTTAAACAATAATAAAAATTTATGATTATCTATAAGTAGTGGCGGACAGAGAGGGACACTCCGCCAATCTTATGGCTTTTGTCATTATTTAACCTTTTAAAAGTCCAATATATACGACTTCTTATTAATATTAGAATTATATATTTTAAAGCTTTATTTTTGCTGATTTTCTGTAACAAATACCCAAATTCTCTGTAACAAGTATTCTGTTATTTTATAGGGCTTTTATAGTATTTTTAATAAAAAAATTTGTCCAATTATAAGGACAACTTTTTCTAAAATTCTTAGCTATAGAAATTTTTGTTTTAATAAAATCAAAGACTCTAAAGTGCTATAATCTACCCAAATTTAAAAGGACTTTTATGACTACCATGATAAATATTCAAACAACTGCAGATAATACTACTCTTGAAGCGATAAAGGCTCTACTTTTTAAAATAGATCCAGCTGCTATTTTTGAAACATATGGTGAGCAGCAAAACTATCTTAGTAAAGAGGATGAGGAGCACCTGAAGAGGATTTCTGATATGGATGATAAAGGGGAGCTAGAGTATGTCTCAATGGACGAAATGAATGCTCATGTAAATTCTATTTTTAAAAAATACGGTGCCTAAATGCAGCAAATTCCTTATTTAAGCAAGGAATTCCTAAGCCAACTTGATGCAATTTTGGATTTTTACTCTAAGGATAGTGTTGAAACTGCTTGGACTTTTTATTGTAAGCTATTAGAAAGGCTAAAAAGCATCTCTTATATGCCTTACAGATTTAGAAAAAATAAAACAATCAATAGAGAAGACACGAGAGATCTTATATTTAAAGGGTATGTGGTAGTCTTTCGTATAGAACAAGATCACATAAAAATACTTGCAATATATAAGCACAATCTCACTCCTTACTCATAGAAATACGCTATTAGCTTAAATTTATAGAGGCTATAGCTTCTAAATTACTATTTAGCTCTTGCGCCTTAATCTCCACAGGAAAGGTTAAGCCCAAGCATTCAAGTTCTCTTTTTAGCTTGATGTTTGTATTTGCGTGAGTCATAACTAAACTATAAATTTCTCCTTTCATCTGTTTTATTTCTTCTCTTGTAATTTCTATTTCGCTATTTTTTTCAATAATCTCTTCATTGGCTTTACAAAGCTCATTTTTAGTAACTTGTAGCTCAACTTCTTGTGCTTTATATAAGCTTTCTTGATCATTGAGCCTTGTTCTTAGTATTTCATTTTCATATTCTAGATCTTTTATATTTACCTTTTGATCTTCACTATACTTAGAAATAATATCTATATATGTCTCGTCTTTTT from Campylobacter concisus encodes:
- a CDS encoding type II toxin-antitoxin system RelE/ParE family toxin, encoding MQQIPYLSKEFLSQLDAILDFYSKDSVETAWTFYCKLLERLKSISYMPYRFRKNKTINREDTRDLIFKGYVVVFRIEQDHIKILAIYKHNLTPYS